The Brassica oleracea var. oleracea cultivar TO1000 chromosome C6, BOL, whole genome shotgun sequence genome includes a region encoding these proteins:
- the LOC106297561 gene encoding uncharacterized protein LOC106297561, which translates to MAAFWERMGVDLDTGPSIEQITKAFYRYDEWSRDDRKRLGYLAIYAGYIEGKKFLTATPASLARLVMDLEKFENCPWGRVAFKVLMDSLKAKDLTETGYTVDGFIQVLQVWAYYAMPELGANYGSPVPDRPSPLLLAYKGGQGRRRCFKSGINRQINVNNFVQKDELRSEGF; encoded by the exons ATGGCTGCTTTCTGGGAGAGGATGGGTGTTGATCTCGATACTGGGCCAAGTATTGAACAGATAACAAAAGCATTTTACAGATACGACGAGTGGTCTCGGGATGATCGCAAGCGGCTGGGATACCTTGCCATCTACGCAGGATACATTGAAGGGAAAAAGTTCTTAACCGCTACACCGGCTAGTCTTGCAAGGCTAGTGATGGATTTAGAAAAATTTGAGAATTGTCCATGGGGGAGAGTGGCGTTTAAGGTGCTGATGGATTCTCTGAAGGCAAAAGACTTGACGGAAACAGGTTACACTGTTGATGGGTTTATACAAGTCCTCCAAGTGTGGGCGTACTATGCTATGCCAGAATTGGGTGCTAATTATGGGTCTCCCGTACCAGACAGACCATCTCCACTGTTGCTTGCTTACAAGGGTGGCCAAGGACGACGCAGATGTTTTAAGTCGGGTATCAACAGACAG ATTAATGTGAACAACTTTGTTCAGAAGGATGAACTTCGTTCAGAAGGATTTTGA